A stretch of Aerococcus urinaehominis DNA encodes these proteins:
- the nadE gene encoding ammonia-dependent NAD(+) synthetase codes for MSKQAEIIEALKVAPTINPGQEVRRSIDFLKAYIKSVPGIKSLVLGISGGQDSTLAGKLSQMAISELRQETGDASYQFIAVRLPYGQQVDAQDARDAVAFIQADQDFEVNIKPAVDSQVASLEAAGLSVSDFNKGNIKARQRMVSQFAIAGECHGLVVGSDHAAEAVTGFYTKFGDGAADIMPLWRLNKRQGKEMLIYLNCPAHLYEKIPIADLEEEKPQQADEDALGVSYQAIDDYLEGQEVADKDRDRIEHLYRISEHKRQLPVNIYMDWWQY; via the coding sequence ATGTCTAAACAAGCGGAAATTATTGAAGCCCTGAAGGTCGCACCGACCATTAATCCTGGCCAAGAGGTTAGGCGGTCAATCGATTTTTTAAAGGCATATATTAAGTCGGTTCCTGGTATAAAGAGTCTCGTGCTGGGCATTTCCGGTGGTCAGGACTCTACCTTAGCGGGTAAATTATCACAGATGGCTATTAGCGAACTCCGCCAGGAAACAGGGGATGCTAGCTATCAATTCATTGCTGTCCGCCTCCCCTATGGCCAGCAAGTGGACGCCCAGGATGCCCGGGATGCGGTTGCCTTTATCCAGGCTGATCAAGATTTTGAAGTCAATATCAAGCCGGCGGTTGATAGTCAGGTTGCTTCTTTAGAGGCAGCCGGTCTATCAGTTTCCGATTTTAACAAGGGGAATATCAAGGCCCGCCAACGGATGGTGAGTCAGTTTGCCATTGCGGGAGAGTGCCACGGTTTGGTAGTTGGATCTGATCATGCTGCCGAAGCAGTCACTGGATTTTATACCAAATTTGGTGATGGGGCTGCTGATATTATGCCTTTGTGGCGTTTAAACAAGCGTCAGGGTAAAGAAATGCTGATTTATCTTAACTGCCCAGCCCACTTGTATGAAAAGATACCGATTGCCGACTTAGAAGAGGAAAAACCCCAACAAGCTGATGAAGATGCCCTAGGGGTTAGTTACCAAGCCATCGATGATTATTTAGAAGGTCAAGAAGTGGCAGACAAGGATCGAGACCGCATTGAACACCTTTATCGCATTAGCGAGCACAAGCGCCAGCTACCGGTTAACATTTATATGGACTGGTGGCAATATTAA
- a CDS encoding YigZ family protein: MIEYKTIKGPGQHEIDVRGSQFICHLARVFSEEEAKDFIAKINKEHYKATHNCVAYQIGDNHEIQRALDDGEPSGTAGVPMLEVLKQNDLHNVITIVTRYFGGTKLGAGGLIRAYSTAVSEGLKAVGLVERQLQTELAVTIPYNLTGNMTYWVEQSPYILLDTTYLEEMTYHLGIPSSQVDTVQAELVDLTNDQANFKIGDQVYVDVDIPYK; the protein is encoded by the coding sequence TTGATTGAATATAAAACGATTAAAGGCCCAGGCCAACATGAAATTGATGTACGGGGATCGCAGTTCATCTGCCACCTGGCCCGGGTCTTTTCCGAGGAAGAGGCCAAGGACTTTATAGCTAAGATAAATAAAGAACATTACAAGGCCACCCACAACTGTGTCGCCTACCAAATTGGCGACAATCATGAAATACAGCGGGCCTTAGATGATGGTGAACCCAGTGGGACAGCGGGCGTACCGATGTTGGAAGTACTCAAACAAAATGATCTCCACAATGTCATTACAATCGTCACCCGTTATTTTGGCGGCACCAAACTGGGCGCTGGCGGGCTTATCCGCGCTTATAGTACCGCTGTCAGTGAAGGGCTCAAGGCGGTGGGGCTAGTTGAACGCCAGTTACAAACCGAGCTAGCTGTTACCATTCCCTACAACCTGACTGGTAATATGACCTACTGGGTAGAACAGTCCCCCTACATCCTCCTAGATACCACATATCTAGAAGAGATGACCTATCATTTAGGTATTCCAAGTAGTCAAGTCGACACGGTCCAAGCTGAACTTGTTGATCTAACTAATGATCAAGCAAATTTTAAAATTGGTGACCAAGTTTATGTCGATGTCGATATTCCTTATAAATAA
- a CDS encoding DegV family protein: MALAIVSDSTAGLSKEFIEANDISILPLSINFSDASYQEGQDLAASEIYQKLASSSEQASTSQPSAGLVSQVYEDLASEYDEILVITLSKKLSGTFQTAQMLSQDYDQVNIVVFDSQTATQAHAWLVEAAVNLRQQGKELAEILPVLEKMAATSQIYFVVDDLSYLVKGGRLSPTAAALGNLLSVKPLITITDGEIQVKEKIRSVRKVNQKIIDIARQSLADYPVKLAFLEVAPSSASQQLYTDLKGQFPDYVIEKRMITPVIGTHVGPSAYGLALIADLEEV; the protein is encoded by the coding sequence ATGGCACTTGCAATTGTGTCTGATTCAACTGCAGGTTTATCAAAGGAATTTATTGAGGCAAACGATATCAGTATCCTGCCTTTAAGCATTAATTTTTCTGATGCTAGCTACCAAGAAGGCCAAGATCTTGCTGCTAGTGAAATTTATCAAAAATTAGCAAGTTCGAGCGAGCAGGCTTCAACCTCTCAGCCTAGTGCAGGCTTAGTTAGCCAGGTTTATGAAGATTTAGCTAGCGAATATGATGAAATTTTGGTTATTACCTTATCAAAAAAATTATCTGGCACCTTCCAAACCGCACAAATGCTGAGTCAAGATTATGATCAGGTCAATATAGTAGTTTTTGATAGTCAAACAGCTACTCAGGCTCATGCTTGGTTAGTGGAAGCGGCTGTGAACTTACGTCAACAGGGTAAGGAGCTGGCTGAAATTTTGCCTGTATTAGAAAAAATGGCGGCAACGAGTCAGATTTACTTTGTTGTTGATGATTTATCTTATTTGGTCAAGGGCGGCCGGTTAAGTCCAACAGCAGCAGCTCTGGGTAACTTACTATCGGTGAAACCGCTCATTACGATTACGGATGGCGAAATTCAAGTTAAGGAAAAAATCCGCTCGGTGCGCAAAGTCAACCAGAAAATTATAGATATTGCACGTCAAAGTTTGGCCGACTACCCGGTTAAACTAGCTTTCTTAGAGGTTGCGCCTAGTTCAGCCTCGCAACAGCTTTATACTGATTTAAAGGGTCAATTTCCTGATTATGTAATTGAAAAAAGAATGATTACGCCAGTAATCGGCACCCATGTCGGCCCATCTGCTTATGGATTAGCCTTGATAGCTGATCTGGAAGAAGTCTAG
- a CDS encoding DEAD/DEAH box helicase, which yields MTKFIGRLHLAKQLDQADINQNDKIIRIAAIKRTKGGYVCQRCLNQDQNQFAANFCDCQTECVYCLACLSFGKIRSCDYFYYQPALDYYDWGQAASYCQWPGKLSAQQDQGAQDLLRAWKQQNNHLVWAVTGAGKTEMTFPLIDQVICQGLRVVIATPRIDVANELFPRIQAAFPDLDILLAHSQSDMAYRLAPITVCATHQLVHFKAAFDLVIIDEIDAFPFHGNPMLQAWARRSQTAVGVTVWLTATPSDDMIRAAKSGRLSHSILPARYHRHALPVPRHIWLGDWRQQVSRGRLPGLLYRLIEAKLAAQRRFLIFFPHIQLMSQAEAILHRYFPQAKFTSVSSKDTKRADKVQTMRDEGYDFMLTTMILERGVTFVAIDVLIVGSEDRTFTQSSLVQIAGRVGRKPSAPTGQVYFLHYGKTRASRGAIKQITAMNRLARQRGLIDD from the coding sequence ATGACCAAATTTATTGGACGTCTACATTTGGCCAAGCAGCTAGACCAGGCTGATATAAATCAGAATGACAAAATCATTCGTATCGCCGCCATAAAAAGAACTAAAGGGGGCTATGTTTGTCAGCGCTGTTTAAATCAGGATCAAAATCAGTTTGCAGCTAATTTTTGTGACTGTCAGACCGAGTGTGTTTATTGCCTAGCTTGCTTGTCATTTGGCAAGATTAGGTCTTGTGATTACTTTTATTATCAACCAGCTTTAGACTATTATGATTGGGGTCAAGCAGCTAGCTACTGCCAATGGCCTGGAAAATTATCAGCCCAACAAGACCAGGGGGCCCAGGATTTATTGCGAGCCTGGAAGCAGCAGAATAATCACCTGGTCTGGGCTGTGACAGGAGCAGGGAAGACCGAGATGACCTTCCCCTTGATTGATCAAGTGATTTGCCAGGGATTAAGGGTAGTGATTGCTACACCACGTATCGATGTTGCTAATGAATTGTTTCCTCGTATCCAAGCTGCTTTTCCTGACCTGGATATTTTATTAGCACATAGCCAAAGTGATATGGCCTATCGTTTAGCCCCAATTACGGTGTGCGCCACCCATCAATTAGTCCATTTTAAGGCGGCTTTTGACCTAGTTATTATTGATGAAATTGATGCTTTTCCCTTCCATGGGAATCCCATGCTACAGGCTTGGGCTAGACGCAGTCAAACGGCAGTAGGAGTAACAGTTTGGTTAACGGCGACACCAAGTGATGACATGATTCGAGCAGCCAAATCAGGTCGCTTGTCTCACTCTATTTTGCCAGCCCGTTACCACCGGCATGCCTTGCCTGTGCCTCGTCACATATGGCTAGGTGACTGGCGGCAACAAGTTAGTCGTGGCCGACTCCCTGGCTTACTTTATCGTTTGATTGAAGCAAAATTAGCAGCTCAAAGACGTTTCCTAATCTTTTTCCCCCATATCCAGCTAATGAGTCAGGCAGAAGCCATCTTGCATCGGTATTTTCCTCAGGCTAAATTTACCAGCGTTTCCTCAAAGGATACCAAGCGTGCGGATAAGGTGCAGACGATGCGAGATGAAGGCTATGATTTCATGCTGACAACTATGATTTTAGAGCGAGGGGTCACCTTCGTGGCTATTGATGTGCTGATTGTTGGTAGCGAGGACCGGACCTTTACTCAATCTTCTCTGGTCCAAATTGCTGGCCGCGTGGGCCGCAAACCCAGTGCGCCGACTGGCCAGGTTTATTTTTTACATTATGGAAAGACCCGGGCTAGTCGTGGGGCTATCAAACAAATTACGGCAATGAACCGATTAGCCAGGCAAAGGGGGCTAATTGATGACTAA
- a CDS encoding ComF family protein, producing MTNCLLCQEAISQVTGLKEILSWSLAKPSLICDYCQTALQSITGPCCPQCGRSHQGLCMDCRRWQDQGWYFKNQALYAYNDTFRAWVTLLKAKGDQRLAGYFGPQLQQVFQKYPGFCLVPIPSQPLNRAKRGFNQTEAILNFSKLAYQPLLVGCSQQTGKQALKTRHERLHQAQPFKLAGNIQGLPDKVLLFDDIYTTGATLYQASQCLRQAGVVEVSGLTLAR from the coding sequence ATGACTAATTGCTTACTGTGCCAAGAAGCAATTAGCCAAGTCACTGGCTTAAAAGAAATCTTAAGTTGGTCTTTAGCTAAACCTTCTTTGATATGTGACTATTGCCAAACAGCTTTGCAGTCTATAACAGGACCCTGTTGTCCCCAGTGTGGACGGTCCCACCAAGGTTTGTGTATGGATTGTCGTCGTTGGCAGGACCAGGGCTGGTACTTCAAAAATCAAGCCCTCTATGCTTACAATGATACCTTTCGAGCTTGGGTCACCCTACTAAAGGCTAAGGGAGACCAGCGATTAGCTGGTTATTTTGGCCCTCAGCTACAGCAGGTTTTTCAAAAATATCCGGGCTTTTGTCTGGTGCCCATTCCTTCTCAACCTTTAAATCGCGCTAAACGTGGCTTTAACCAGACCGAGGCTATTTTAAACTTCTCCAAGTTGGCATATCAGCCCCTCTTGGTCGGTTGTAGTCAGCAGACAGGCAAACAAGCGCTCAAAACTCGTCATGAGCGCCTACACCAGGCTCAGCCTTTTAAATTAGCTGGTAATATCCAAGGTTTGCCAGATAAAGTCCTTTTATTTGATGATATTTATACTACTGGAGCTACCCTATATCAAGCTAGCCAATGTTTGCGTCAAGCTGGGGTAGTTGAAGTATCAGGATTGACCTTAGCCCGTTAG
- the hpf gene encoding ribosome hibernation-promoting factor, HPF/YfiA family — MFTYNIRGENIEITPAIREYAEKKIGKLEKYFQGEPDGTVYVNAKIYPNRDAKAEVTIPLNRLTLRAEETSQDLYGSIDLVVDKLERQVRKYKTKINRKAREGGNEDLIFAAGADEEVEEQDVDIEIVRTKRIGVKPMSAEEAVLQMEMLGHDFFIFEDAEEGNLSLVYARANGKYGLIEIDGEIV; from the coding sequence ATGTTTACATATAATATCCGAGGAGAAAATATTGAGATTACTCCGGCTATCAGGGAATATGCTGAGAAGAAAATCGGTAAATTGGAAAAATATTTCCAAGGTGAACCTGATGGTACTGTTTACGTAAACGCTAAGATTTATCCTAACCGTGATGCTAAGGCAGAGGTAACCATTCCCCTGAATCGTCTGACTTTACGGGCTGAAGAAACCAGCCAGGACTTGTACGGCAGTATCGACTTAGTAGTTGATAAGTTAGAGCGTCAAGTACGTAAATATAAAACAAAAATCAACCGTAAAGCACGGGAAGGTGGCAATGAAGACTTAATTTTTGCTGCTGGAGCAGATGAAGAGGTTGAAGAGCAAGACGTGGATATCGAAATTGTTCGGACCAAGCGAATTGGTGTAAAACCAATGTCTGCTGAGGAAGCTGTCTTACAGATGGAAATGTTAGGTCACGATTTCTTTATCTTTGAAGATGCTGAAGAAGGCAATTTATCACTAGTTTATGCACGTGCTAACGGTAAGTATGGCTTGATTGAAATTGATGGGGAAATTGTCTAA
- the secA gene encoding preprotein translocase subunit SecA, with product MANLLKKIFDNDKKELKRFDKLAKEVEALEDKYAAYTDDQLRDRTEAFQDRLQYGETLDDVLVEAFATVREAARRVLGLFPYHVQIMGGLALHYGNIAEMKTGEGKTLTETMPVYLNALTGKGVHVVTVNEYLAKRDAEDMGEVFRFLGLTVGLNTNDMTPEQKKAAYNCDVTYSTNNELGFDYLRDNMVVYEKDMVQRPLFYAVVDEVDSILIDEARTPLIISGQAEQSTALYQKADYFVKSLVADEDYTIDVSSKTIALSEEGIEKAEAAFHLDNLYDVENGSLIHHIDTALRANYIMIRDIDYVVQDGEVKIVDGFTGRIMDGRRYSDGLHQAIEAKENVEIQNESKTMATITFQNYFRMYEKLAGMTGTAKTEEQEFREIYNMDVIQIPTNRPVQRLDENDLLYPNLHAKFNAVVAEIQDRHDQGQPVLVGTVAVETSELLSRKLTELGIPHNVLNAKNHEREAEIVQNAGQPGAVTIATNMAGRGTDIKLGPGVKENGGLAVIGTERHESRRIDDQLRGRAGRQGDPGYSRFYLSLEDDLMRRFGSERIQSLWESLNVDGEEDDLVIENRMISRQVESAQRRVEGNNYDTRKNVLEYDEVMREQREIIYKQRHQIITETESLDGIMWAMIDRTIDRVVDQYTEGNKSEWNLQAILDFAQTSLVHPDDISLGSLENKNAKEINQYITDLAEDRFHEKLTEMNNPEMVMEFEKVVILRAVDSNWTDHIDAMDQLRQGVGLRAYAQNNPLVEYQTEGFERFNEMIAGIEYDATRLFMKSQVRQNLERQQV from the coding sequence GTGGCTAATTTATTAAAGAAAATATTTGATAACGATAAGAAAGAGCTCAAGCGTTTTGACAAACTGGCTAAGGAAGTAGAAGCACTTGAGGATAAGTATGCAGCTTATACTGATGACCAATTACGTGATCGGACAGAAGCTTTTCAGGACCGTCTGCAATACGGAGAAACTTTAGATGATGTCCTAGTAGAGGCCTTTGCAACTGTTCGTGAAGCGGCCCGCCGGGTATTAGGGCTATTTCCTTACCATGTTCAGATTATGGGGGGCTTAGCCCTACATTATGGTAATATCGCTGAAATGAAAACGGGTGAAGGTAAAACCTTAACAGAGACCATGCCCGTGTATCTTAATGCCCTAACAGGTAAGGGTGTTCATGTGGTGACAGTTAACGAATACCTAGCTAAGCGTGATGCTGAAGATATGGGTGAGGTTTTCCGCTTTTTAGGTTTGACAGTTGGCCTTAATACTAATGATATGACCCCAGAGCAGAAAAAAGCAGCCTACAACTGTGACGTCACTTATTCAACCAACAACGAATTAGGCTTTGACTACTTGCGTGATAATATGGTCGTTTATGAAAAAGACATGGTGCAACGGCCTCTGTTCTATGCGGTAGTCGATGAGGTTGACTCTATCTTGATTGATGAGGCTCGGACACCATTAATTATTTCTGGTCAGGCTGAGCAGTCTACAGCCCTTTATCAAAAGGCTGATTATTTTGTTAAGAGTTTGGTAGCCGATGAGGATTACACGATTGATGTATCTTCTAAAACGATTGCGCTATCAGAAGAGGGAATTGAAAAGGCTGAAGCTGCTTTCCATTTGGACAACCTTTATGATGTGGAAAATGGTAGTTTAATTCACCATATCGATACAGCCTTGCGTGCCAATTACATCATGATTCGTGATATCGACTATGTAGTACAGGATGGCGAAGTGAAAATTGTTGATGGTTTTACCGGTCGGATTATGGATGGCCGCCGCTACTCAGATGGCCTCCATCAAGCGATTGAGGCCAAGGAAAATGTCGAGATTCAAAATGAGTCTAAAACGATGGCTACTATTACCTTCCAGAATTATTTCCGTATGTATGAAAAGTTAGCAGGGATGACTGGTACGGCTAAAACAGAAGAGCAGGAGTTCCGGGAAATTTATAATATGGATGTTATTCAAATCCCAACTAACCGGCCTGTCCAACGCTTGGATGAAAATGACCTCTTGTACCCTAATTTGCATGCTAAGTTTAATGCTGTTGTGGCCGAGATTCAGGACCGTCATGACCAGGGTCAACCAGTTTTAGTAGGTACAGTAGCTGTTGAAACCTCAGAATTACTTTCACGGAAATTAACCGAGTTAGGCATTCCTCATAATGTATTGAATGCCAAGAATCATGAGCGTGAGGCGGAGATTGTTCAAAATGCGGGGCAACCTGGTGCAGTGACTATTGCCACTAATATGGCTGGTCGGGGTACTGATATCAAGTTAGGTCCAGGCGTTAAAGAGAACGGCGGTCTAGCTGTTATCGGTACCGAACGTCACGAGTCACGTCGGATTGATGACCAGTTACGGGGCCGGGCCGGTCGCCAAGGGGACCCTGGTTACTCTCGTTTCTATTTATCGCTTGAAGATGACTTAATGCGTCGCTTCGGTTCCGAACGGATTCAAAGCTTGTGGGAGAGCCTGAATGTTGATGGGGAAGAAGATGATTTGGTAATCGAAAACCGGATGATTTCTCGCCAAGTAGAATCAGCCCAACGTCGGGTTGAGGGTAACAACTATGACACCCGTAAAAATGTCTTGGAGTACGATGAGGTCATGCGGGAGCAAAGAGAAATTATCTACAAGCAGCGTCACCAAATTATCACCGAGACTGAGTCCCTAGATGGTATTATGTGGGCCATGATTGACCGGACGATTGACCGGGTGGTAGACCAATACACAGAGGGCAACAAGTCTGAGTGGAATTTGCAAGCTATTTTAGATTTTGCTCAAACTTCACTGGTACATCCTGACGATATTAGCCTAGGAAGCTTGGAGAATAAGAATGCCAAGGAGATTAACCAGTATATTACTGACTTAGCCGAAGATCGCTTCCATGAAAAATTAACCGAGATGAATAATCCAGAAATGGTTATGGAATTTGAAAAAGTTGTGATTCTCCGGGCAGTTGACTCTAATTGGACAGACCACATTGATGCGATGGATCAATTGCGTCAAGGGGTTGGTTTACGCGCCTATGCCCAAAATAATCCTTTGGTAGAGTATCAGACAGAAGGTTTCGAGCGCTTTAATGAGATGATTGCTGGTATTGAGTATGATGCGACCCGTCTCTTTATGAAATCACAAGTACGTCAAAACTTAGAACGGCAACAAGTTTAA
- the prfB gene encoding peptide chain release factor 2 (programmed frameshift), with protein sequence MELHEIRKQLDDNRDQLNSFRGSLDLEALEADIADYEDQMLAPDFWDDQTQAQATIADLNAAKASYQILKDLLTGWEDLDAMYELVKEEDDQELAQELSQATQDFQGQMAAYERQMLLSGDYDHNDCYLEIHPGAGGTESQDWAAILLRMYQRWADQHGYRANMLDYQDGDEAGLKSVTLEIKGDYAYGMMKSEHGVHRLVRISPFDSNSRRHTSFASVEVMPVLDQTTEIDINEDDIKMDVFRASGAGGQHINKTSSAVRLTHIPTGIVVASQSQRSQFQNRDTAMKMLQAKLARLLEEKNAQELDEIRGVKSEIAWGSQIRSYVFHPYSMVKDHRTDYEVGNAQSVVDGDLDGFIDAYLKDQLSD encoded by the exons ATGGAATTACATGAAATTCGCAAACAATTAGATGATAACCGTGACCAATTAAATAGCTTTAGGGGGTCTCTT GACTTAGAGGCCCTAGAAGCTGATATTGCTGATTATGAAGACCAGATGCTGGCCCCTGATTTCTGGGATGACCAGACCCAGGCCCAGGCTACTATTGCTGATTTAAATGCTGCTAAGGCATCTTACCAAATCCTTAAAGATCTCTTAACGGGTTGGGAAGATCTTGATGCCATGTACGAGCTAGTCAAGGAAGAGGATGACCAAGAGTTGGCTCAAGAACTGAGTCAGGCCACCCAAGACTTCCAAGGGCAGATGGCCGCTTATGAGCGTCAAATGCTCCTAAGCGGTGATTACGACCATAATGATTGCTATTTAGAAATTCATCCAGGTGCTGGTGGGACTGAATCCCAAGATTGGGCAGCCATACTCTTGCGTATGTATCAGCGCTGGGCTGACCAGCATGGTTATCGGGCTAATATGCTAGACTACCAGGATGGGGATGAGGCAGGTCTTAAGAGTGTTACTCTGGAAATTAAGGGTGACTATGCTTACGGTATGATGAAGTCTGAGCATGGTGTCCACCGTTTGGTCCGGATTTCCCCCTTCGATTCCAATAGTCGTCGCCATACCTCTTTTGCCTCAGTCGAGGTCATGCCGGTGCTAGACCAGACCACTGAAATTGATATTAATGAAGATGATATCAAGATGGATGTTTTCCGGGCTTCTGGAGCTGGGGGCCAACATATTAATAAAACCTCCTCAGCTGTCCGTTTAACCCATATACCAACTGGTATTGTCGTTGCCTCACAAAGTCAGCGTTCCCAATTTCAAAATAGGGACACAGCCATGAAGATGTTGCAAGCTAAGTTAGCTCGCCTTTTAGAGGAGAAAAATGCCCAGGAACTGGATGAAATCCGTGGCGTTAAAAGTGAAATTGCTTGGGGATCACAGATAAGGTCCTATGTCTTCCACCCATACAGCATGGTCAAGGACCATCGCACTGATTATGAGGTGGGTAACGCTCAGTCGGTAGTGGATGGGGACTTAGATGGCTTTATCGATGCTTATTTAAAAGACCAATTAAGTGATTAG
- a CDS encoding response regulator transcription factor, translating to MDQRVLVVDDEASIRTLLEYNLKKEGYQVDLAVDGQEGLDKALNQRYDFIILDLMLPKMDGADVCKAIRAKDIDVPIMMLTAKDDETDKVVGLEIGADDYMVKPFSPRELTARMKAIRRRYRKNQQDHNKDSQPTEDESSECLKVGDIEIYYGDYEVFVRGEAVDMTPKEFELLYYMANRVNRTLSREQLLQKIWEFDYNGGTRIVDVHISHLREKIERNTKKPEYIITVRGFGYKFEVPDS from the coding sequence ATGGATCAACGCGTTTTAGTTGTTGATGATGAGGCGTCAATCAGGACGTTATTAGAATACAATCTAAAAAAAGAAGGTTACCAAGTAGACTTGGCTGTTGACGGTCAGGAAGGTTTGGATAAAGCCTTAAATCAGCGCTATGATTTTATTATTTTAGATTTAATGCTACCTAAGATGGATGGAGCAGACGTTTGTAAGGCAATCAGAGCTAAAGATATCGATGTGCCAATAATGATGCTGACTGCTAAGGATGATGAGACGGACAAGGTTGTTGGTCTAGAAATTGGAGCAGACGATTACATGGTTAAGCCTTTCAGTCCACGAGAATTAACGGCTCGGATGAAGGCAATTCGTCGCCGCTATCGTAAAAACCAACAGGACCATAATAAGGACAGCCAGCCAACTGAGGATGAAAGTTCTGAGTGCCTCAAGGTCGGAGATATTGAGATTTATTATGGTGATTACGAGGTCTTCGTCAGGGGTGAGGCGGTGGATATGACCCCTAAAGAATTTGAGCTCCTTTACTATATGGCTAACCGGGTTAATCGCACCCTATCACGTGAGCAACTCTTGCAGAAAATTTGGGAATTTGACTATAACGGTGGCACTCGCATTGTTGATGTCCATATCTCTCATCTGCGAGAGAAAATTGAACGCAACACAAAAAAACCTGAGTACATTATCACGGTTCGCGGCTTCGGCTATAAATTTGAGGTGCCGGATTCGTGA